Below is a genomic region from Lepeophtheirus salmonis unplaced genomic scaffold, UVic_Lsal_1.4 unplaced_contig_10041_pilon, whole genome shotgun sequence.
ttttataatcatacttaaaaaattttcgaaatattacatttttttgataaatataaatacccaattcatcaatatttcttaataaatcattatctATTGAAACTTGATAcagtaatttatgaaaatcattgtcttgtttatatttatcttctATTTCTCTAGATACTCCCTTAAAATCTGTCGTTAATACgtgtgaaatatttataaatatatttacgatatgcataatattatttttaattaaaattataaattatcaacaCCATTAATTTATGCTTCCAAATTTATAATTCCATTCCTCATACTTTTTAATGCAATTGGAATCAACTGATGTTTTAATTTGACGAAGAGAGGATTTAAAATCTTCTAATCCAAcctttcttaaaattatatttgtagacttttcattgttatttattacatCCCTTACAGGACCCATTACTGCATCTCTTACCAAATTATAGACATCTGAACAACTATATCCATCTGTATTGTCTGCAATATACTTATAATCATCGGATATTAGCGAATTTTCAATCTTATTTGTTAAGTTTTGAATTAGAAACATTCTTCCGTCAAAACATGGCAAGGGAACGTATAATCTCTTCACAAACCTTCTTCTGGCAGCATCATCTATTTCTTCTGGCCTATTTGTAGCTGCCATAACCAAAACTTTTCcagaatttttattaattccatCCAGCTGTACTAGAAATTCTGTTTTAAGCCTTCTAGAAGACTCATGTTCTGAATCTGACCTACTTTGGAGAAGACTATCCACTTcgtcaataaatataatgactggttcatttttttctaaagatattaaatttgcaaattCAAAAAGATTCTTCACAGCTTTCTCATTCTCCCCTATGAACTTAGACAAAATACTCGAAGCACTTATTGAAAAGAATGTCGAGTTTGTCTCTGAAGAAATTGCCTTTCCAAGTAAAGTCTTTCCCGTTCC
It encodes:
- the LOC121130619 gene encoding uncharacterized protein, giving the protein MHKYFDLESENKNLSSDFPTISPSSKIPKEYANLLPEYLSVDENHSELISDLIVPTDIDNDELKKINDYLEKFESVSENFFDDNNSNSIQNKETTNEDKYEFKKYKSVNSSHNANFTKLSGNNVNANEKENSSNSVIDRILKKRPEFINISTNIIEPTMKTTLSEIAGLEDVKRQLLEIIIWPLKNPELFTGLRNPPNGILLFGPPGTGKTLLGKAISSETNSTFFSISASSILSKFIGENEKAEPVIIFIDEVDSLLQSRSDSEHESSRRLKTEFLVQLDGINKNSGKVLVMAATNRPEEIDDAARRRFVKRLYVPLPCFDGRMFLIQNLTNKIENSLISDDYKYIADNTDGYSCSDVYNLVRDAVMGPVRDVINNNEKSTNIILRKVGLEDFKSSLRQIKTSVDSNCIKKYEEWNYKFGSIN